Proteins encoded by one window of Streptococcus sanguinis:
- a CDS encoding DUF6556 family protein: MENYSRSNKNKTKSSKKPTKQHIKTGLSAFQKTIATVASILSIIIASITIMNLTGQKDEKSKTDTSSSTATTTIIKEIEKETSNPASTTATDTAASSSDTAAVETSASSSAADTAAGDTTASSQSQDTATNTQTEASN, encoded by the coding sequence ATGGAAAACTATTCTCGCAGCAATAAAAACAAGACAAAATCATCTAAAAAACCTACTAAACAGCATATTAAAACTGGCCTTTCAGCCTTCCAAAAGACTATTGCAACTGTTGCCAGTATCTTATCTATCATCATTGCCAGCATCACGATCATGAATCTAACCGGCCAAAAGGATGAAAAATCAAAAACTGATACCAGTAGCTCTACTGCAACGACTACCATCATCAAGGAAATCGAAAAAGAAACTAGCAACCCTGCTTCAACAACTGCAACTGATACAGCAGCTTCCAGCAGTGATACAGCAGCTGTTGAGACTAGTGCGTCTAGCTCCGCTGCAGATACAGCAGCAGGCGACACTACCGCTTCTAGCCAGAGTCAAGACACTGCAACCAATACTCAAACAGAAGCTTCAAACTAA
- a CDS encoding ABC transporter permease: MKKIANLYLAFVFLVLYIPIFYLIAYAFNAGEDMNRFTGFSLSHFQNLFEDSRLILILVQTFFLAFLSSLIATLIGTFGAIYIYQARKKYQDAFLSINNILMVAPDVMIGASFLILFTTAKFQLGFLSVLASHVAFSIPIVMLMILPRLKEMNDDMIKAAYDLGASQLQMLKEIMLPYLTPAIIAGYFMAFTYSLDDFAVTFFVTGNGFSTLSVEIYSRARQGISLEINALSALVFLFSIALVIGYYFITREKEETV; the protein is encoded by the coding sequence ATGAAAAAAATTGCAAATCTCTATTTGGCCTTTGTCTTTTTGGTGCTCTATATCCCCATCTTTTACCTGATTGCTTATGCTTTTAATGCTGGGGAAGATATGAATCGCTTTACAGGATTCAGTCTCAGCCATTTCCAGAATCTCTTTGAGGATTCACGTTTGATTCTGATTTTGGTTCAGACTTTCTTTCTGGCTTTCCTGTCATCACTGATTGCGACGCTGATTGGAACTTTTGGAGCCATCTATATCTATCAAGCCCGCAAGAAATATCAGGATGCCTTTCTGTCTATCAACAATATCCTCATGGTGGCGCCGGATGTCATGATTGGAGCAAGTTTTCTGATTCTCTTTACCACAGCTAAATTCCAGCTGGGCTTTCTCTCTGTGCTGGCTAGCCATGTGGCCTTTTCCATTCCGATTGTGATGCTGATGATTCTTCCGCGTCTGAAAGAAATGAATGATGATATGATTAAGGCTGCCTATGACTTAGGCGCCAGCCAATTGCAAATGCTGAAAGAAATCATGCTGCCCTATCTGACTCCAGCCATTATCGCTGGCTACTTCATGGCCTTTACCTACTCACTAGATGACTTTGCTGTGACCTTCTTCGTTACAGGCAATGGCTTCTCTACTCTGTCTGTTGAGATATACTCCCGCGCTCGTCAGGGAATTTCTCTGGAAATCAATGCCCTGTCAGCCTTGGTCTTTCTCTTCAGCATTGCTTTGGTAATTGGGTATTACTTTATCACCCGTGAGAAGGAGGAGACTGTATGA
- a CDS encoding ABC transporter ATP-binding protein — MKKPIIEFKNVSKVFEDNNTVVLKDINFELEEGKFYTLLGSSGSGKSTILNIIAGLLDATDGDIFLDGVRINDIPTNKRDVHTVFQSYALFPHMNVFGNVAFPLRLRKVDKKEIQERVVEVLKMVQLEGFERRSIRKLSGGQRQRVAIARAIINQPRVVLLDEPLSALDLKLRTDMQYELRELQQRLGITFVFVTHDQEEALAMSDWIFVMNDGEIVQSGTPVDIYDEPINHFVATFIGESNILPGKMIEDYLVEFNGKRFEAVDGGMRPNESVEVVIRPEDLRITLPEEGKLQVKVDTQLFRGVHYEIIAYDELGNEWMIHSTRKAIVGEEIGLHFEPEDIHIMRLNETEEEFDARIEEYVEVEEQEAGLINAIEEERDEENNL, encoded by the coding sequence TTGAAAAAACCAATCATCGAGTTTAAAAACGTTTCAAAAGTTTTTGAAGATAATAATACTGTCGTCCTGAAAGATATTAATTTCGAGCTGGAAGAAGGAAAGTTCTATACTTTGCTGGGGTCTTCTGGTTCTGGCAAATCAACGATTCTGAACATCATTGCTGGACTTTTGGACGCGACGGACGGGGATATTTTTCTTGATGGCGTCCGCATCAATGATATTCCAACTAATAAACGAGACGTCCACACGGTTTTTCAGTCCTATGCACTGTTTCCGCATATGAATGTTTTTGGAAATGTGGCCTTTCCGCTGCGTCTGCGCAAGGTTGATAAAAAAGAAATTCAAGAGCGGGTTGTTGAAGTACTGAAAATGGTTCAGCTGGAAGGCTTTGAGCGCCGTTCTATTCGCAAATTGTCGGGCGGTCAGCGACAGCGTGTAGCCATTGCGCGGGCAATCATTAATCAGCCGCGGGTTGTTTTGCTGGATGAGCCTCTGTCTGCTCTGGATTTGAAGCTGCGTACAGATATGCAGTATGAGTTGCGGGAATTGCAGCAGCGTCTGGGTATTACCTTTGTCTTTGTCACGCACGACCAAGAGGAAGCTCTGGCTATGAGCGACTGGATTTTCGTTATGAATGACGGCGAGATTGTTCAGTCGGGGACGCCTGTTGATATTTATGACGAGCCCATCAACCACTTTGTTGCAACCTTCATTGGCGAGTCCAATATTCTGCCAGGTAAGATGATTGAGGACTATCTGGTTGAGTTTAACGGCAAGCGCTTTGAAGCAGTGGATGGTGGGATGCGCCCAAATGAATCTGTTGAAGTGGTGATTCGGCCGGAGGACTTGCGGATTACTCTGCCAGAAGAAGGCAAGCTGCAGGTTAAAGTTGACACCCAGCTTTTCCGTGGCGTTCACTATGAGATTATCGCTTATGATGAACTGGGCAATGAATGGATGATTCACTCAACTCGCAAGGCCATTGTTGGTGAAGAAATTGGCCTGCATTTCGAGCCTGAAGATATCCACATCATGCGTCTCAATGAAACTGAAGAAGAATTCGATGCCCGTATCGAAGAATATGTAGAAGTAGAAGAGCAGGAAGCGGGTCTGATCAATGCTATTGAGGAGGAACGTGATGAAGAAAACAACCTCTAA
- the murB gene encoding UDP-N-acetylmuramate dehydrogenase: protein MQKLEKLKTELEGIDIRFNEPLSQYTYTKVGGAADFLVFPRNRYELARIVNFANQEDIPWMVLGNASNIIVRDGGIRGFVIMFDKLNNVAVDGYMIEAEAGANLIQTTHIALQNSLTGFEFACGIPGSVGGAVFMNAGAYGGEIAHVLVSCKVLTPQGQVKTLDVRDMKFGYRHSLVQETGDIVISAKFALSPGVHRTIRQEMERLTHLRELKQPLEYPSCGSVFKRPLGHFAGQLISEAGLKGHRIGGVEVSEKHAGFMINVDKGTAQDYENLIAHVIERVRENSGITLEREVRIIGESL, encoded by the coding sequence ATGCAAAAACTAGAGAAATTAAAAACTGAATTAGAGGGAATCGACATTCGCTTCAATGAGCCTTTGAGTCAATACACCTACACAAAGGTCGGGGGTGCAGCCGATTTCTTAGTTTTTCCCCGCAATCGTTATGAGCTGGCTCGTATTGTCAATTTTGCCAATCAAGAAGATATTCCTTGGATGGTGCTGGGAAATGCCAGCAATATCATTGTGAGAGACGGTGGTATCCGAGGTTTCGTGATTATGTTTGACAAGCTCAACAATGTAGCGGTAGATGGCTATATGATTGAGGCAGAGGCTGGTGCGAATCTGATCCAGACTACCCATATTGCCTTACAGAATAGTCTGACAGGCTTTGAGTTTGCCTGTGGTATTCCGGGCAGTGTCGGCGGAGCTGTCTTTATGAACGCTGGGGCTTATGGCGGCGAGATTGCTCATGTCTTGGTATCTTGCAAGGTACTGACTCCTCAGGGCCAAGTCAAAACGTTGGACGTTCGGGATATGAAGTTCGGCTATCGTCACTCACTTGTTCAGGAAACAGGCGACATTGTTATTTCTGCTAAGTTTGCTCTTTCGCCTGGTGTTCACAGAACGATTCGTCAGGAAATGGAGCGCTTAACCCATCTGCGGGAGCTCAAGCAGCCTTTGGAATATCCATCCTGTGGCTCTGTTTTCAAGCGTCCTTTGGGTCACTTTGCTGGTCAGCTCATTAGTGAAGCAGGACTCAAAGGTCATCGGATCGGTGGTGTAGAGGTATCTGAGAAGCATGCCGGCTTTATGATTAACGTTGATAAAGGAACGGCTCAAGATTACGAAAATCTTATCGCTCATGTGATTGAAAGGGTGCGGGAAAATTCAGGTATTACTCTGGAGCGCGAAGTCCGCATCATTGGTGAATCTCTGTAA
- a CDS encoding ABC transporter substrate-binding protein, with amino-acid sequence MRKLYSFLAGILLIILVLWGVSYQIESRTQSKESDKLVIYNWGDYIDPELLTEFTKETGVQIQYDTFDSNEAMYTKVKQGGTTYDIAIPSEYMIAKMMKEGLVEKLDHSQIKGLENIGSDFLDQPFDPGNQYSIPYFWGTLGIVYNEKMVDKAPEHWNDLWRPEYKNSIMMIDGAREVMGIGLNSDGHSLNSKDTNQLQEAVDKLYTLTPNIKAIVADEMKGYMIQNNAAIGVTFSGEARQMLEANEDLRYVVPTEASNLWFDNIVIPKTVKNKKAAYQFINFMLRPENAYKNALYVGYSTPNLPAKAMLPKEVQEDEAFYPTEETMKHLEVYEQLGPKWLGTYNDLYLQVKMYRK; translated from the coding sequence ATGAGAAAGCTCTATTCATTTTTAGCGGGGATTCTGCTGATTATCTTAGTCTTGTGGGGTGTCAGTTACCAGATTGAAAGTCGGACGCAGAGCAAGGAGAGCGATAAGCTGGTCATTTACAACTGGGGTGACTATATTGATCCTGAGCTGCTGACTGAGTTTACTAAGGAAACTGGTGTCCAAATCCAGTACGATACCTTTGACTCGAATGAAGCCATGTATACAAAAGTGAAGCAGGGCGGCACAACCTACGACATTGCTATTCCCAGTGAATATATGATTGCAAAGATGATGAAGGAAGGCTTGGTGGAGAAGCTAGATCATAGCCAGATTAAAGGCTTGGAAAATATTGGATCTGACTTTTTAGACCAGCCTTTCGATCCAGGAAATCAGTACTCGATTCCTTATTTTTGGGGAACGCTGGGTATTGTCTACAATGAAAAAATGGTTGATAAAGCTCCAGAGCATTGGAATGACCTCTGGCGTCCTGAATACAAGAACTCCATCATGATGATTGACGGAGCCCGCGAAGTCATGGGAATTGGTCTGAACTCGGATGGTCATAGTCTTAACTCCAAAGATACTAATCAGCTGCAGGAGGCTGTCGATAAGCTCTACACTCTGACGCCAAATATCAAGGCTATTGTGGCTGATGAGATGAAGGGATACATGATTCAGAACAATGCAGCTATTGGTGTGACCTTTTCTGGTGAGGCTCGTCAGATGCTGGAGGCCAATGAAGACCTGCGCTATGTCGTGCCTACAGAAGCCAGCAACCTTTGGTTTGACAATATTGTCATTCCCAAAACCGTCAAAAATAAAAAAGCAGCCTATCAGTTTATTAACTTTATGCTGAGACCGGAAAATGCTTATAAAAATGCCCTTTATGTCGGCTATTCGACACCAAATCTTCCTGCCAAGGCCATGTTGCCTAAGGAAGTTCAGGAAGATGAGGCTTTTTATCCGACTGAGGAAACGATGAAACATCTGGAAGTTTATGAGCAGTTGGGCCCTAAATGGCTGGGGACTTACAACGACCTCTATCTTCAAGTCAAGATGTATCGGAAGTGA
- a CDS encoding ABC transporter permease yields the protein MKKTTSNLFLLPYLLWIFLFVLAPVVMIIWKSFFNIEGQFTLENYQTYFTSQNWTYLKMSLNSVLYAGIITVVTLLISYPTAFFLTQLKHKQLWLMLIVLPTWINLLLKAYAFIGIFGQNGSINQFLTFIGVGPQQILFTDFSFIFVASYIELPFMILPIFNVLDDLDPNLINASYDLGANRWETFRRVVFPLSLNGVRSGVQSVFIPSLSLFMLTRLIGGNRVITLGTAIEQHFLTTQNWGMGSTIGVVLIVAMLFTMWATKERRGR from the coding sequence ATGAAGAAAACAACCTCTAATCTTTTTCTCTTGCCTTACCTGCTCTGGATTTTCCTCTTTGTTTTGGCACCTGTTGTTATGATTATCTGGAAATCCTTCTTTAACATTGAAGGCCAGTTTACGCTGGAAAACTACCAGACCTACTTCACATCGCAGAACTGGACCTATCTCAAGATGAGTCTGAATTCGGTTCTTTATGCAGGGATTATTACTGTCGTAACCCTGCTGATTTCCTATCCGACCGCATTCTTTTTGACTCAGCTCAAGCACAAGCAGCTCTGGCTGATGCTGATTGTCCTGCCGACCTGGATCAATCTCCTGCTCAAAGCTTATGCTTTCATTGGTATTTTCGGTCAGAATGGCTCAATTAATCAATTTTTGACTTTTATCGGAGTAGGACCGCAGCAGATTCTCTTTACGGACTTTTCATTTATCTTTGTAGCTAGCTACATTGAGCTACCCTTTATGATTCTGCCCATTTTCAACGTTCTGGATGATTTGGATCCTAATCTTATCAATGCCAGCTACGACTTGGGAGCTAATCGCTGGGAGACATTCCGTCGGGTTGTTTTCCCTTTGTCCTTGAATGGTGTCAGAAGTGGAGTGCAGTCAGTCTTTATCCCTAGTCTCAGTCTCTTCATGCTGACCCGCTTAATCGGTGGTAATCGAGTGATTACTCTGGGAACTGCCATTGAGCAGCACTTCCTGACTACTCAAAACTGGGGCATGGGCTCTACTATCGGAGTGGTACTGATTGTTGCTATGCTCTTTACCATGTGGGCAACCAAGGAAAGGAGAGGGCGATGA